A region from the Mycobacterium heidelbergense genome encodes:
- a CDS encoding alpha/beta hydrolase fold domain-containing protein encodes MSAPSKVSGSPRTAIRPHEVLKARRVEARRFAISDGAPVEVLESGPSVAARVANLASRLTIRPVLAVGSYAPTVPWPWTLIDAAARVLLPVSATVRETVNLPNASAQLVRAPGVLPADGTRRVVVYLHGGAFLTCGANSHGRLVEALSKFADSPVLVVNYRLLPKHSIGMALNDCHDAYRWLRERGYEPDQIVLAGDSAGGYLSLALAQRLQEEGPESEVPAALVAISPLLQLAKECKQAHPNIKSDAMFPAKAFDALVELVAGAAEKNIVDGKPEEVYEPLEHIKPGLPRTLIHVSGSEVLLHDAQLAAARLAAVGVPAEVRVWPGQVHDFQLAAPLVPEAIRSLRQIGDYIREATG; translated from the coding sequence ATGAGCGCACCGAGCAAGGTATCCGGTTCGCCCCGGACTGCCATTCGCCCACACGAGGTTCTCAAAGCACGTAGAGTTGAGGCACGCAGATTTGCCATCAGCGACGGCGCGCCGGTCGAGGTCCTCGAGTCCGGTCCCAGCGTTGCTGCGCGTGTAGCTAACCTGGCGTCACGACTGACGATCCGGCCGGTTCTGGCCGTGGGCAGCTACGCCCCCACCGTGCCATGGCCCTGGACCCTCATCGACGCCGCCGCCCGGGTCCTGCTCCCGGTGTCCGCCACCGTCCGCGAGACGGTGAACCTGCCCAACGCCTCGGCGCAGTTGGTGCGCGCGCCTGGAGTGCTGCCCGCGGACGGCACCCGTCGGGTCGTCGTGTACCTACATGGCGGCGCGTTTCTGACCTGTGGAGCAAACTCGCACGGCCGGCTCGTCGAGGCCCTGTCAAAGTTTGCTGACTCGCCGGTGTTGGTGGTCAATTACCGGCTGTTGCCCAAGCACTCGATCGGGATGGCGCTCAACGACTGCCACGACGCCTACCGATGGCTGCGCGAGCGCGGCTACGAGCCGGACCAGATCGTGCTGGCCGGCGACTCGGCGGGCGGGTATCTGTCCCTCGCTTTGGCGCAACGCCTGCAGGAGGAAGGGCCGGAATCAGAAGTGCCGGCCGCCCTCGTCGCGATCTCGCCACTGCTGCAGCTAGCAAAGGAATGCAAACAGGCGCACCCCAACATCAAGTCCGACGCGATGTTCCCCGCGAAGGCGTTTGACGCGCTCGTCGAGCTAGTTGCTGGCGCCGCCGAAAAGAACATCGTCGACGGCAAACCCGAGGAGGTCTACGAGCCCCTCGAGCACATCAAGCCCGGCCTGCCGCGGACGCTGATCCACGTCTCGGGGTCCGAGGTGTTGCTGCACGACGCGCAGTTGGCGGCGGCCCGGCTGGCGGCGGTCGGCGTGCCCGCCGAGGTGCGGGTCTGGCCCGGTCAGGTCCACGACTTCCAGCTGGCCGCGCCGCTGGTGCCGGAGGCGATCCGTTCCCTGCGCCAGATCGGCGACTACATCCGCGAGGCCACCGGCTAG
- a CDS encoding cystathionine beta-synthase has product MRIAQHISDLIGGTPLVRLNSVVPEGAGTVAAKIEYLNPGGSSKDRIAVRMIDAAEASGQLRPGGTIVEPTSGNTGVGLALVAQHRGYQCVFVCPDKVSEDKRNVLLAYGAEVVVCPTAVPPDHPDSYYSVSNRLVTEIDGAWKPDQYANPEGPASHYETTGPEVWADTDGKVTHFVAGIGTGGTITGAGRYLKEVSGGRVHIIGADPEGSVYSGGSGRPYLVEGVGEDFWPAAYDPTVPDRIIAVSDSDSFNMTRRLAREEALLVGGSCGMAVVAAVKIAEEAGPDALVVVLLPDGGRGYMSKIFNDAWMSSYGFLRSRLDGSTEESTVGDVLRRKSGALPDLVHTHPSETVRDAIGILREYGVSQMPVVGAEPPVMAGEVAGSVSERELLSAVFEGRAKLADAVSQHMSPPLPMIGAGELVSAAGKALREWDALMVVEKGKPIGVITRYDLLGFLSEGPRGLAGRR; this is encoded by the coding sequence ATGCGGATCGCGCAGCACATCAGTGACCTCATCGGCGGCACCCCGCTCGTCCGGCTGAACTCCGTCGTCCCCGAGGGCGCCGGCACCGTGGCGGCAAAGATCGAATACCTCAACCCCGGTGGCAGCTCGAAGGACCGGATCGCGGTGCGGATGATCGACGCCGCCGAGGCCAGCGGGCAGCTCAGGCCCGGCGGCACCATCGTCGAACCGACGTCGGGCAACACCGGCGTCGGCCTGGCCCTGGTCGCCCAGCACCGCGGGTACCAGTGCGTGTTCGTCTGCCCCGACAAGGTCAGCGAGGACAAGCGCAACGTGCTGCTCGCCTACGGCGCGGAGGTCGTCGTCTGCCCGACGGCGGTGCCGCCCGACCACCCCGACAGCTACTACAGCGTCTCCAACCGGCTCGTCACGGAGATCGACGGCGCGTGGAAGCCCGACCAGTACGCCAACCCGGAGGGCCCGGCCAGCCACTACGAGACCACCGGCCCGGAGGTCTGGGCCGACACCGACGGCAAGGTCACCCACTTCGTCGCCGGCATCGGCACCGGCGGGACGATCACCGGCGCGGGCCGCTACCTCAAGGAGGTGTCGGGAGGGCGGGTGCACATCATCGGCGCCGACCCCGAAGGCTCGGTGTATTCGGGGGGCAGCGGCCGGCCCTACCTGGTCGAGGGGGTCGGGGAGGATTTCTGGCCGGCGGCCTACGACCCGACGGTGCCCGACCGGATCATCGCGGTGTCCGACTCCGACTCGTTCAACATGACCAGGCGACTGGCCCGCGAGGAGGCGCTGCTGGTCGGCGGGTCCTGCGGGATGGCGGTGGTCGCCGCGGTGAAAATCGCCGAGGAGGCCGGGCCCGACGCGCTGGTGGTCGTCTTGCTGCCCGACGGTGGGCGTGGCTACATGTCGAAGATCTTCAACGACGCCTGGATGTCGTCGTACGGCTTCCTGCGCAGCCGCCTCGACGGGTCGACCGAGGAATCCACGGTCGGTGACGTGCTGCGCCGCAAGTCGGGCGCGCTGCCCGACCTGGTGCACACCCATCCGTCCGAGACGGTGCGCGACGCCATCGGCATCCTGCGCGAGTACGGGGTGTCCCAGATGCCGGTGGTCGGGGCCGAGCCGCCGGTGATGGCCGGTGAGGTCGCCGGCAGCGTCTCCGAACGCGAACTGCTCTCGGCCGTCTTCGAGGGCCGGGCCAAGTTGGCCGACGCCGTCTCCCAGCACATGAGCCCGCCGCTGCCGATGATCGGTGCGGGGGAGCTGGTCAGCGCGGCCGGCAAGGCGCTGCGCGAGTGGGATGCGCTGATGGTGGTGGAGAAGGGCAAGCCGATCGGCGTCATCACCCGGTATGACCTGTTGGGCTTCCTGTCGGAGGGGCCTCGCGGACTGGCGGGGCGGCGCTAG
- a CDS encoding RDD family protein: protein MTDQPPPGESHLPPPPPGGQEPPPIPPAPGGGYPPPPPPSGGFAPPPPGPAIRALPTESYAPWITRVAAFVIDILPYLVIHGIGTAILLATQQSACVADVTEYTVNQYCATQDSTVGLLAQWLATLVGLAYLVWNWGYRQGTTGSSLGKSVMKIKVVSEVSGQPLGFGMSVVRQIAHFVDAIICFIGFLFPLWDAKRQTLADKIMTTVVLPIEQP from the coding sequence ATGACCGATCAACCGCCGCCCGGCGAATCCCACCTGCCACCTCCGCCACCGGGCGGACAGGAACCCCCGCCCATCCCTCCGGCGCCCGGCGGCGGTTACCCCCCGCCGCCCCCGCCCTCGGGTGGGTTTGCGCCGCCCCCGCCCGGACCGGCGATCCGCGCCCTGCCGACGGAGTCCTACGCGCCGTGGATCACCAGGGTGGCGGCGTTCGTCATCGACATCCTTCCCTACCTCGTCATTCACGGCATCGGCACGGCGATCCTGCTCGCCACCCAGCAATCGGCATGCGTCGCCGACGTCACGGAATACACCGTCAATCAGTACTGCGCCACCCAAGACTCGACCGTCGGCCTGTTGGCGCAGTGGTTGGCGACCCTGGTGGGCCTGGCGTACCTGGTCTGGAACTGGGGCTACCGGCAGGGCACGACGGGGTCGAGCCTGGGCAAATCGGTGATGAAGATCAAGGTGGTCAGCGAGGTCAGCGGCCAGCCGCTCGGCTTCGGGATGTCGGTGGTCCGCCAGATCGCGCACTTTGTCGACGCGATCATCTGCTTCATCGGCTTCCTGTTCCCGTTGTGGGATGCCAAGCGGCAGACCCTGGCCGACAAGATCATGACGACGGTCGTCCTGCCGATCGAACAGCCCTGA
- a CDS encoding cystathionine gamma-synthase: MSENRKGHHGFTGLATKAIHAGYRPDPATGAVNVPIYASSTFAQDGVGGLRGGFEYARTGNPTRAALEAALAAVEEGAYGRAFSSGMAATDCALRALLRPGDHVVIPNDAYGGTFRLIDKVFTQWQVGYTPVPLSDLDAVAAAITPRTRLIWVETPTNPLLSIADIAGLARLGQRSSAKVLVDNTFASPALQQPLTLGADVVLHSTTKYVGGHSDVVGGALVTNDRELDDAFGFLQNGAGAVPGPFDAYLTMRGLKTLVLRMQRHSENALAVAEFLAAHPSVGTVLYPGLPGHPGHEIAARQMRGFGGMVSVRMRGGRRAAEELCARTEVFILAESLGGVESLIEHPSAMTHASTAGSQLEVPDDLVRLSVGIEDVADLLADLERALG; the protein is encoded by the coding sequence ATGAGCGAAAACCGTAAGGGACACCACGGGTTTACCGGGCTGGCCACCAAAGCCATCCACGCCGGCTACCGCCCGGACCCGGCGACCGGCGCGGTGAACGTCCCGATCTACGCCAGCAGCACCTTCGCCCAGGACGGCGTCGGGGGGCTGCGGGGCGGGTTCGAGTACGCGCGCACCGGCAACCCGACCCGGGCCGCGCTGGAGGCCGCGCTGGCGGCCGTCGAAGAGGGCGCCTACGGGCGGGCGTTCAGCTCGGGGATGGCCGCCACCGACTGCGCCCTGCGGGCGCTGCTGCGGCCCGGCGACCACGTGGTCATCCCCAACGACGCCTACGGCGGCACCTTCCGGCTGATCGACAAGGTGTTCACCCAGTGGCAGGTCGGTTACACGCCGGTGCCGCTGTCCGACCTGGACGCCGTGGCCGCCGCCATCACGCCGCGGACCCGGCTGATTTGGGTGGAAACACCGACCAACCCGCTGCTGTCCATCGCCGACATCGCGGGCCTTGCCCGCCTCGGCCAGCGGAGCTCGGCAAAGGTGTTGGTGGACAACACCTTTGCCTCTCCCGCGCTGCAGCAGCCGTTGACGCTGGGCGCCGATGTCGTGCTGCACTCGACCACCAAGTACGTCGGTGGTCACTCCGACGTGGTGGGCGGCGCGCTGGTCACCAACGACCGGGAGTTGGACGACGCCTTCGGTTTCCTGCAGAACGGGGCCGGCGCGGTGCCGGGCCCGTTCGATGCCTATCTGACGATGCGCGGCCTCAAGACCCTGGTGCTGCGGATGCAGCGGCACAGCGAAAACGCCTTGGCCGTCGCGGAATTCCTCGCCGCGCATCCATCGGTGGGCACCGTGCTGTACCCGGGGCTGCCCGGCCACCCCGGCCACGAAATCGCCGCGCGGCAGATGCGCGGCTTCGGCGGCATGGTCTCGGTGCGCATGCGGGGCGGCCGGCGGGCCGCCGAAGAGCTGTGTGCGCGCACCGAGGTGTTCATCCTGGCCGAGTCGCTGGGCGGCGTCGAGTCGCTGATCGAGCATCCCAGCGCCATGACGCACGCGTCGACCGCCGGCTCGCAACTGGAAGTGCCCGACGACCTGGTCCGGCTCTCGGTGGGGATCGAGGACGTCGCCGACCTGCTGGCCGACCTGGAACGGGCGCTGGGTTAG
- the greA gene encoding transcription elongation factor GreA translates to MTDTHVTWLTQESHDRLKTELDQLIANRPVIAAEINDRREEGDLRENGGYHAAREEQGQQEARIRQLQDLLNNAKVGEAPKQSGVALPGSVVKVYYNGDKSDTETFLIATRQEGVNDGKLEAYSPNSPLGGALIDAKVGETRSYTVPNGNTIEVTLVSAEPYHS, encoded by the coding sequence ATGACGGATACTCACGTCACCTGGCTGACCCAGGAGTCACACGACCGACTCAAGACCGAGCTCGACCAGCTGATCGCGAATCGTCCGGTCATCGCCGCGGAGATCAACGACCGCCGCGAGGAGGGCGACCTCCGCGAGAACGGCGGATACCACGCCGCCCGGGAAGAGCAGGGCCAGCAGGAGGCCCGCATCCGCCAGCTGCAGGACCTGCTCAACAACGCCAAGGTTGGCGAGGCGCCCAAGCAGTCCGGCGTCGCGCTGCCCGGTTCGGTGGTCAAGGTCTACTACAACGGCGACAAGTCCGACACCGAGACGTTCCTGATCGCCACCCGGCAGGAGGGTGTCAACGACGGCAAGCTCGAGGCGTACTCGCCGAACTCACCGTTGGGCGGCGCCCTGATCGACGCCAAGGTCGGCGAGACGCGCAGCTACACGGTGCCCAACGGCAACACCATCGAGGTCACGTTGGTCAGCGCGGAGCCGTACCACTCCTAG
- a CDS encoding DUF4307 domain-containing protein has product MTETPLPRPEARYGRSRLSRVARRRVAIGLAVLAVAAGLVATVIGYQRLGTSDVTGSLAGYQLIDDETASVTISVTRSDPSRPVDCIVRVRAKDGSETGRREVLVPPSAQATVQVTTTVKSSQPPVLADVYGCGTDVPGYLRPA; this is encoded by the coding sequence ATGACCGAAACTCCCCTTCCCCGCCCCGAGGCCCGCTACGGGCGTTCGCGGTTGTCGCGCGTGGCACGGCGTCGCGTGGCCATCGGGCTGGCGGTGCTGGCCGTTGCCGCCGGGCTGGTCGCCACCGTGATCGGCTACCAGCGGCTCGGCACCAGCGACGTCACCGGGTCGCTGGCCGGGTACCAGCTGATCGACGATGAGACGGCGTCGGTGACGATCAGCGTGACGCGATCGGACCCGTCGCGGCCGGTGGACTGCATCGTGCGGGTTCGGGCCAAGGACGGCAGCGAGACCGGGCGGCGAGAGGTGCTGGTGCCGCCCTCCGCGCAGGCCACGGTGCAGGTGACGACGACGGTGAAATCCTCGCAACCGCCCGTGCTGGCCGACGTCTACGGCTGCGGCACCGACGTGCCCGGCTACCTGCGCCCGGCCTGA
- the mca gene encoding mycothiol conjugate amidase Mca, translating into MSELRLMAVHAHPDDESSKGAATLARYADEGHRVLVVTLTGGERGEILNPAMDLPDVLEHMAEIRRDEMAKAAEILGVEHTWLGFVDSGLPKGDPPPPLPDGCFALAPLEVSIAALVRVIREFRPHVITTYDENGGYPHPDHIRCHQVSVGAFEAAGDHARFPEAGEPWAVSKLYYVHGFLRARMQLLHDEFVKRGQEGPFQKWLELWDPKHDPFESRVTTRVECSAYFSQRDDALRAHATQIDPNAEFFAAPIAWQQRLWPTEEFELARSRVPVKLPEDDLLAGIEGDE; encoded by the coding sequence GTGAGCGAACTGCGGTTGATGGCGGTGCACGCCCACCCGGACGACGAGTCCAGCAAGGGTGCGGCCACCCTGGCCCGCTACGCCGACGAGGGCCATCGGGTCCTCGTGGTGACGTTGACCGGGGGCGAGCGCGGCGAGATTCTCAACCCGGCGATGGACCTGCCCGACGTGCTGGAACACATGGCCGAGATCCGCCGTGACGAGATGGCGAAGGCGGCGGAGATCCTCGGCGTGGAGCACACCTGGCTCGGTTTCGTCGACTCCGGCCTGCCCAAGGGCGACCCGCCGCCACCGCTGCCCGACGGCTGCTTCGCGCTGGCGCCGCTGGAGGTGTCCATCGCGGCGCTGGTCCGCGTGATCCGCGAGTTCCGCCCCCACGTGATCACCACCTACGACGAGAACGGCGGCTACCCGCATCCCGACCACATTCGCTGCCACCAGGTCTCGGTCGGTGCCTTCGAGGCGGCCGGTGATCATGCCCGCTTCCCGGAGGCCGGCGAGCCGTGGGCGGTGTCCAAGCTGTACTACGTCCATGGTTTCCTGCGGGCGCGGATGCAGTTGCTGCACGACGAATTCGTCAAACGCGGCCAGGAGGGCCCGTTCCAAAAGTGGCTTGAACTCTGGGATCCCAAGCATGACCCGTTCGAGTCCCGGGTGACGACGCGCGTCGAGTGCTCGGCGTATTTCAGCCAGCGCGACGACGCCCTGCGGGCCCACGCCACCCAGATCGACCCCAACGCCGAGTTCTTCGCCGCCCCGATCGCGTGGCAGCAACGGCTATGGCCCACTGAGGAATTCGAGTTGGCGCGCTCCCGCGTCCCGGTCAAGCTGCCCGAGGACGACCTGCTCGCCGGAATCGAGGGCGACGAATGA
- a CDS encoding thioredoxin domain-containing protein has protein sequence MSPAERSSTNTLGLATSPYLRQHADNPVHWQQWTPRALADAAARDVPILLSVGYAACHWCHVMAHESFEDDEVAAAMNAGFVCIKVDREERPDIDAVYMNATVALTGQGGWPMTCFLTPDGRPFFCGTYYPKVGFLQLLSAVSATWRERRGEVEEASDRIAGELRHLASGLPSGGPDVAPELCDHAVAAVLADQDTARGGFGGAPKFPPSALLEALLRHYERAGSPAALEAVTRTAAAMARGGIYDQLAGGFARYSVDNAWVVPHFEKMLYDNALLLRCYAHWARRTGDPLARRVAAATAGFLLDELAEGGMFVSSLDADADGREGSTYVWTPEQLIEALGADDGRWAAEVFAVTRPGTFEHGASVLRLPADPGDPQRLERVRTALLAARRTRPQPGRDDKVVTSWNGLAITALAEAGVALDKPELVRAATRCATALLDTHVVDGRLRRASLGGVVGDGAAILEDHATLATGLLALYQLDTEEAWLAKATELLDTALARFADPQRPGRWYDTADDAERLVLRPADPLDGATPSGASSITEALLTAAHLVDGDRAERYLRAAGEALAAHSVLLERAPRSAGHWLAVAEAAVRGPLQVAVACDPARSALLADARRLAPGGAIVVGGETDSSALLAGRDRVAGADAAYVCRGRLCDLPVTRATELAAALGVPGP, from the coding sequence ATGAGCCCGGCTGAACGTTCGTCGACGAACACGCTCGGGCTGGCGACCAGCCCGTATCTGCGCCAGCACGCCGACAACCCGGTGCATTGGCAGCAGTGGACGCCGCGGGCGCTGGCGGACGCGGCGGCGCGCGACGTGCCGATCCTGCTCTCCGTCGGCTACGCCGCCTGCCACTGGTGCCACGTCATGGCCCACGAATCATTCGAGGACGACGAGGTGGCCGCCGCGATGAACGCCGGCTTCGTCTGCATCAAGGTCGACCGCGAGGAGCGACCGGACATCGACGCGGTCTACATGAACGCCACCGTCGCGCTCACCGGGCAGGGCGGCTGGCCGATGACGTGTTTCCTGACGCCCGACGGCCGGCCCTTCTTCTGCGGCACGTACTACCCGAAAGTCGGTTTCCTGCAGCTCCTTTCGGCAGTCTCGGCCACCTGGCGGGAGCGCCGCGGGGAGGTCGAGGAGGCGTCGGACCGCATCGCCGGCGAGCTGCGCCACCTGGCGTCCGGGCTGCCCTCCGGCGGTCCGGACGTGGCACCGGAGCTGTGTGACCACGCCGTCGCTGCCGTGCTGGCCGACCAGGATACGGCGCGCGGCGGGTTCGGCGGGGCGCCCAAATTCCCGCCGTCGGCGCTTCTGGAGGCGCTGCTGCGCCACTACGAGCGCGCCGGGTCGCCGGCGGCGCTGGAGGCGGTGACGCGCACCGCCGCCGCGATGGCCCGCGGCGGCATCTACGACCAACTCGCCGGCGGCTTCGCCCGCTACAGCGTCGACAACGCCTGGGTGGTACCGCATTTCGAGAAGATGCTGTACGACAACGCGCTGCTGCTGCGCTGCTACGCGCACTGGGCCCGCCGTACCGGGGATCCGTTGGCCCGAAGGGTCGCCGCGGCGACCGCGGGGTTCCTGCTCGACGAGCTGGCCGAGGGCGGCATGTTCGTCTCGTCGCTGGACGCCGACGCCGACGGCCGCGAGGGCTCGACGTACGTATGGACGCCGGAACAGCTGATCGAGGCGCTCGGCGCCGACGACGGCCGTTGGGCCGCAGAGGTTTTCGCGGTCACCCGCCCCGGCACGTTCGAACACGGGGCTTCGGTGCTGCGGTTGCCCGCCGATCCCGGCGACCCGCAACGGCTGGAACGCGTCCGGACCGCGCTGCTGGCCGCCCGGCGCACCCGGCCCCAACCCGGACGCGACGACAAGGTCGTCACCTCCTGGAACGGGCTGGCGATCACCGCGCTGGCCGAGGCCGGCGTGGCTTTAGACAAACCCGAATTGGTCCGCGCCGCAACGCGTTGCGCGACTGCGCTGCTGGACACCCACGTCGTCGACGGCCGGCTCCGACGCGCCAGCCTGGGCGGGGTGGTCGGCGACGGCGCCGCCATCCTGGAGGACCACGCGACGCTGGCCACCGGCCTGCTGGCGCTGTACCAGCTGGATACCGAGGAGGCCTGGCTGGCCAAGGCGACCGAGCTGCTCGACACCGCGCTGGCGCGCTTCGCCGACCCGCAGCGGCCCGGCCGCTGGTACGACACCGCCGACGACGCCGAGCGGTTGGTGCTGCGGCCAGCCGACCCGCTGGACGGGGCGACGCCGTCGGGCGCGTCGTCGATCACCGAGGCGCTGCTGACCGCGGCGCACCTGGTCGACGGTGACCGCGCGGAGCGGTACCTGAGGGCGGCGGGCGAGGCGCTCGCCGCGCATTCCGTGCTCCTGGAGCGGGCGCCGCGGTCGGCCGGGCATTGGCTGGCCGTCGCCGAAGCCGCGGTGCGCGGGCCGCTGCAGGTCGCGGTCGCCTGCGACCCGGCGCGGTCCGCGCTGCTCGCCGACGCGCGCCGGCTGGCGCCCGGCGGCGCGATCGTGGTGGGCGGCGAGACCGACTCGTCGGCCCTGCTGGCCGGCCGCGACCGGGTGGCCGGCGCCGACGCCGCCTACGTGTGCCGCGGGCGGCTCTGCGACCTGCCGGTGACCCGGGCGACCGAACTGGCGGCAGCGCTGGGCGTGCCCGGGCCGTAG
- the trhA gene encoding PAQR family membrane homeostasis protein TrhA produces the protein MSSQISASANSAPEPEPIAPGNTVEQLVEGAAEVLAKPRMRGWIHFYSAWLAIVCGATLVSVSWAVESPRAGHSTLVYAAATVAMFAVSATYHRVNWKSGKTRNLMKRLDHSMIFVFIAGSYTPFARLAMPQQTGVLVLWIVWGGALAGVLLKVCWPSAPRWLGVPLYLLLGWVAVGYAPTIIHIAGVAAMVLLAVGGGLYSVGGLLYALRWPDPWPRTFGYHEFFHALTAIAAILHYIAMWLAVFYVGHPA, from the coding sequence ATGAGCAGCCAGATCAGCGCGTCCGCCAATTCGGCACCCGAGCCGGAGCCGATCGCGCCGGGCAATACCGTCGAACAGCTCGTCGAGGGGGCCGCCGAGGTTCTCGCGAAGCCCCGGATGCGCGGCTGGATCCACTTCTACTCCGCGTGGCTGGCGATCGTCTGCGGGGCGACGCTGGTGTCGGTGTCGTGGGCGGTCGAGTCGCCCAGGGCCGGTCATTCGACGCTGGTCTACGCCGCGGCCACCGTCGCGATGTTCGCGGTCAGCGCCACCTACCACCGGGTGAACTGGAAATCCGGGAAGACCCGCAATCTCATGAAGCGGCTGGATCATTCGATGATCTTCGTGTTCATCGCCGGCAGCTACACCCCGTTCGCCCGCCTGGCCATGCCGCAGCAAACCGGGGTATTGGTGCTGTGGATCGTGTGGGGCGGCGCGCTGGCGGGCGTCCTGCTGAAGGTGTGCTGGCCGTCGGCGCCGCGCTGGCTGGGCGTGCCGCTGTATCTGCTGCTGGGTTGGGTCGCCGTGGGGTATGCCCCCACGATCATCCACATCGCCGGGGTGGCGGCCATGGTGCTGCTGGCCGTCGGCGGCGGGCTCTACAGCGTCGGCGGCCTGCTCTACGCGCTGCGCTGGCCCGACCCGTGGCCGAGGACGTTCGGCTATCACGAGTTCTTCCACGCCTTGACCGCGATCGCGGCGATCCTGCACTACATCGCGATGTGGCTCGCGGTCTTCTACGTCGGCCACCCGGCTTAG
- a CDS encoding (2Z,6E)-farnesyl diphosphate synthase has protein sequence MEIIPPRLKEPLYRVYELRLRQGLLASKSQLPRHIAVLCDGNRRWARNAGYDDVSYGYRMGAAKIAEMLRWCQEAGIEMTTVYLLSTENLQRDPDELAGLIEIITDVVEEICAPANRWSVRTVGDLGLIGEEPARRLRDAVESTPAVAPFHVNVAVGYGGRREIVDAVRALLSKQLANGATAEELVDAVTVEGISENLYTSGQPDPDLVIRTSGEQRLSGFLLWQSAYSEMWFCEAHWPAFRRVDFLRALRDYSQRHRRYGK, from the coding sequence GTGGAGATCATCCCGCCGCGGCTCAAGGAGCCCCTGTATCGGGTCTACGAGCTGCGGCTGCGCCAGGGTCTGCTCGCCTCGAAATCCCAACTCCCGCGCCACATCGCCGTCCTGTGCGACGGGAACCGGCGCTGGGCGCGCAACGCCGGTTACGACGACGTCAGCTATGGCTACCGGATGGGTGCCGCCAAGATCGCCGAGATGCTGCGCTGGTGCCAAGAGGCCGGCATCGAAATGACCACCGTGTATCTGCTGTCCACCGAGAACCTGCAACGCGATCCCGACGAGCTGGCCGGGCTCATCGAAATCATCACCGACGTGGTCGAGGAGATCTGCGCGCCGGCCAACCGCTGGAGCGTGCGCACCGTCGGGGATCTCGGGCTGATCGGTGAGGAACCGGCCCGCCGGCTGCGCGACGCGGTCGAGTCCACACCGGCCGTGGCGCCCTTCCACGTCAACGTCGCCGTCGGCTACGGCGGCCGCCGCGAGATCGTCGACGCGGTGCGCGCGTTGTTGAGCAAACAGCTCGCCAACGGCGCGACCGCCGAGGAGCTCGTCGACGCGGTCACCGTCGAGGGCATCTCCGAAAACCTGTACACCTCCGGGCAACCCGACCCCGACCTGGTGATCCGCACCTCGGGGGAGCAGCGCCTGTCCGGGTTCCTGCTGTGGCAAAGCGCCTATTCGGAGATGTGGTTCTGCGAAGCGCACTGGCCCGCGTTCCGGCGGGTCGACTTCCTGCGCGCGCTGCGCGACTACAGCCAACGGCATCGCAGGTACGGCAAGTAG
- the coaA gene encoding type I pantothenate kinase, producing the protein MPRLSEPSPYVEFDRKQWRALRMSTPLALTEEELIGLRGLGEQIDLLEVEEVYLPLARLIHLQVAARQRLFAATAEFLGEPQQNPDRPVPFVIGVAGSVAVGKSTTARVLQALLARWDHHPRVDLVTTDGFLYPNAELDRRNLMHRKGFPESYNRRALMRFVTSVKSGSDYACAPVYSHLKYDVIPGAKHVVRHPDILILEGLNVLQTGPTLMVSDLFDFSLYVDARIEDIEQWYVSRFLSLRGTAFADPESHFHHYSALNDTKAVAAAREIWRSINRPNLVENILPTRPRATLVLRKDADHSINRLRLRKL; encoded by the coding sequence ATGCCGCGGCTTAGCGAGCCGAGCCCGTATGTGGAGTTCGACCGGAAGCAATGGCGTGCGCTCCGCATGTCGACGCCGCTGGCCCTCACCGAAGAGGAACTGATCGGCCTGCGCGGCCTGGGCGAGCAGATCGACCTGCTCGAGGTCGAAGAGGTGTACCTGCCGCTGGCCCGGCTCATCCACCTTCAGGTGGCCGCCCGCCAGCGGCTGTTCGCCGCCACCGCGGAGTTCCTCGGCGAGCCGCAGCAAAACCCGGACCGGCCGGTGCCGTTCGTCATCGGCGTGGCCGGCAGCGTGGCGGTCGGCAAGTCGACGACCGCCCGCGTGCTGCAGGCGCTGCTGGCCCGCTGGGATCACCACCCCCGGGTGGACCTGGTGACCACCGACGGCTTCCTGTACCCGAATGCCGAGTTGGATCGGCGAAACCTGATGCACCGCAAGGGTTTTCCGGAAAGCTATAACCGCCGGGCGTTGATGCGGTTCGTGACCTCGGTCAAGTCCGGCTCGGATTACGCCTGCGCGCCGGTGTATTCGCACCTGAAATACGACGTCATCCCGGGGGCCAAGCACGTGGTCCGCCATCCCGACATCCTGATCCTGGAGGGCCTCAACGTCCTGCAGACCGGTCCGACGCTGATGGTGTCGGACCTGTTCGACTTCTCGCTGTACGTGGACGCCCGCATCGAGGACATCGAGCAGTGGTACGTGTCGCGGTTCCTGTCGCTGCGCGGCACGGCGTTCGCCGACCCCGAATCGCACTTCCACCACTACTCGGCGCTCAACGACACGAAGGCGGTCGCGGCCGCCCGCGAGATCTGGCGGTCGATCAACCGGCCGAACCTGGTCGAGAACATCCTGCCGACGCGTCCGCGCGCCACCCTGGTGCTGCGCAAGGACGCCGACCATTCCATCAACCGGCTTCGCCTGCGCAAGCTGTAG